One genomic region from Jiangella sp. DSM 45060 encodes:
- a CDS encoding DUF721 domain-containing protein, giving the protein MSDSDDVTVPRPDVDLPAPATEPVGPADGFTWNPDGEELAKALLARAKAAGRPGRRAPSRKSGDGGSGGRTWRRRRAPGAGWSGPGSDDRDPQAVGSAVDRLIGEHGWAEDIAVHGAVARWDHVVGPEVAAHVQPEHYEDGVLTVRADSTAWATQVRLFAAELVRRFNAEIGDGSVTRVDVRGPQAPSWRRGPRSVPGRGPRDTYG; this is encoded by the coding sequence ATGAGTGACAGCGACGATGTCACCGTTCCGAGGCCCGACGTCGACCTGCCGGCGCCGGCCACCGAGCCCGTCGGCCCCGCCGACGGTTTCACGTGGAACCCCGACGGCGAAGAGCTGGCGAAGGCGCTGCTCGCGCGGGCGAAGGCGGCCGGCCGCCCGGGCCGGCGCGCACCGTCGCGCAAGTCCGGCGACGGCGGGAGCGGCGGCCGCACCTGGCGCCGTCGCCGGGCACCGGGCGCCGGCTGGAGCGGGCCCGGCTCCGACGACCGCGACCCGCAGGCCGTGGGCTCGGCCGTCGACCGGCTGATCGGCGAGCACGGCTGGGCCGAGGACATCGCCGTGCACGGCGCCGTCGCCCGCTGGGACCACGTCGTCGGGCCCGAGGTCGCGGCGCACGTCCAGCCGGAGCACTACGAGGACGGCGTGCTGACCGTCCGCGCCGACTCCACCGCGTGGGCGACGCAGGTCAGGCTGTTCGCGGCCGAACTGGTCCGCCGGTTCAACGCCGAGATCGGCGACGGCTCCGTCACCAGGGTCGACGTGCGCGGGCCGCAGGCGCCGAGCTGGCGGCGCGGTCCCCGGAGCGTGCCCGGTCGCGGCCCGCGCGATACGTACGGCTGA